One region of Priestia megaterium genomic DNA includes:
- a CDS encoding DUF6980 family protein, with the protein MKKHCCDYMNYHANFTCDIHSDPFDCPDNLILFDKTNKEYGLIIHDGGASTIGISFRPWCDKKL; encoded by the coding sequence ATGAAAAAGCATTGCTGCGATTATATGAATTATCATGCGAACTTTACGTGTGATATTCACAGTGATCCGTTTGATTGTCCAGATAATCTTATCTTATTTGATAAAACAAATAAGGAATACGGTTTAATTATCCATGATGGTGGTGCATCCACTATTGGAATTTCATTTCGTCCATGGTGTGATAAGAAGCTTTAA
- a CDS encoding type 1 glutamine amidotransferase domain-containing protein: MAGNSKVLMVVTNGHTMENGELAGIWLTEFSEAYLEFKKEGYEVVVASPKGGKSPVDPNSLTDDVTDEDKEAGKLLENTKSLAEVSSQEFAGMFVPGGHGTMFDFPDDTHLHRLLTEFAEDDKLIAAVCHGPAALVGGKLKNGEPIVKGKRITAFTDSEEKDTTLDKYMPFLLETKLRELGAEFIAKDNWSDHIEVDGKLLTGQNPQSTISLAKEFVRALNA; this comes from the coding sequence ATGGCAGGAAATTCAAAAGTTTTAATGGTTGTTACAAATGGACATACGATGGAAAATGGAGAGCTTGCTGGAATTTGGCTTACAGAATTCTCTGAAGCATATTTAGAATTTAAAAAAGAAGGATACGAAGTAGTCGTAGCAAGTCCAAAAGGCGGAAAATCACCTGTGGATCCTAACAGCTTAACAGATGATGTAACGGACGAAGACAAAGAAGCAGGAAAACTTTTAGAGAATACAAAATCATTAGCTGAAGTAAGTTCACAAGAATTTGCAGGTATGTTTGTACCTGGAGGGCACGGAACAATGTTTGACTTTCCAGACGATACGCACTTACATCGTTTGCTAACAGAATTTGCTGAAGACGACAAGCTAATTGCAGCGGTATGCCACGGACCGGCAGCTCTTGTAGGCGGAAAGCTTAAAAATGGTGAGCCGATTGTAAAAGGAAAACGTATTACAGCGTTTACTGATTCAGAAGAGAAAGATACAACGTTAGATAAATACATGCCGTTTCTTCTTGAAACAAAGCTTCGTGAGCTAGGCGCCGAGTTTATTGCAAAAGATAATTGGAGCGATCATATTGAAGTAGACGGAAAGCTTTTAACAGGACAAAATCCGCAGTCTACAATCAGCCTAGCAAAAGAATTTGTGCGTGCTTTAAACGCGTAA